One segment of Theobroma cacao cultivar B97-61/B2 chromosome 9, Criollo_cocoa_genome_V2, whole genome shotgun sequence DNA contains the following:
- the LOC18588985 gene encoding CRC domain-containing protein TSO1, which translates to MDSPEPSKAPISSSSAAASISASSPVQESPFSNYISSLSPIKHVKVPHVAQGFLGLNSPPLVFTSPHINTLRRPQSSSVEVSQNGEGDKKNIDGPGSLERSVSELQQGLITDIKKEDDTKDSVSVQPSSSSGCVDEYLADPVEADCANSEYSINLNCKESKNAFQSSVNGLLETKNLKFAGKNDVGREIDAAQLLSGQSEEGLERKLTSNVKPVKIEDEQHAGQVKSDECPEFGSDMFDLSSQGKECKNLDAQKVVEDHEDRCDGFLQLLPGSLQRVQEYEDFAEHFEGVAEVTVDSMTNDLEASEHQRGMSRRCLQFGDAQPEATANCSSSSLANDMITSRSVATTSETEGLGLSHVDLSVISRKRQLVNLSQLAINMIPQHYGEKSSLTVSKPSGIGLHLNSIVNAIPMGRGGTASMKLAVDSMGIQGIKSASVMSCQSMENMQSCSDAFEKVLAAPQDGTLEAKACMIPGSAASESLCTMESIECQMTLHRKRELSSEHGDSNEMFNQQSPKKKRKKSSNSTDGEGCKRCNCKKTKCLKLYCDCFAAGIYCADPCSCQGCFNRPEYEDTVLETRQQIESRNPLAFAPKIVQPVTEFPVTSREDGNWKTPSSARHKRGCNCKRSMCLKKYCECYQANVGCSIGCRCEGCKNVFGKKEDYCVTEEIVNRGGGEISESTVAAKKDFLNSDLCDPHYLTPLTPSFQCSDHGKNAPKSRLLSRRCLPSPESDLTVLAKSPRSPRTSDSNDMLLETSKENLDVGSYCEGINYNNADVLGNECHHTPLPNHPSIILGSTSSKARELTSLSRFPLGPRSGCLSSGGSLRWRSSPITPMSSLDGTKNLQGLDSDGLSDILEDDTPEILKDTSTPNKSVKTSSPNGKRVSPPHNLLQLGSSSSGPLRSGRKFILKAVPSFPPLTPCIDLKGSSNQNRSSCQENSSND; encoded by the exons ATGGATTCTCCTGAACCTTCTAAAGCCCcaatttcctcttcttctGCTGCAGCCTCTATTTCTGCTTCTTCCCCAgttcaa GAATCCCCTTTTTCCAATTACATTAGCAGTCTATCTCCTATAAAGCATGTCAAGGTGCCACATGTAGCTCAAGGGTTCCTGGGACTTAATTCTCCCCCTCTTGTATTTACATCCCCACATATAAATACACTTAGAAG GCCGCAGTCATCCAGTGTGGAAGTATCTCAAAATGGTGAAGgagataagaaaaatatagatGGTCCTGGTAGTTTGGAAAGATCTGTTTCTGAATTGCAGCAGGGCTTGATCACTGATATTAAGAAGGAGGATGATACCAAGGACTCTGTGTCGGTCCAACCGAGTAGTTCCTCTGGCTGTGTTGATGAATACTTGGCTGATCCTGTGGAAGCAGACTGTGCAAACTCTGAATATTCCATAAACTTAAATTGCAAAGAATCAAAAAATGCGTTTCAATCATCAGTAAATGGTTTACTAGAaacaaagaatttaaaatttgctGGCAAAAATGATGTGGGGAGGGAAATTGATGCAGCCCAATTGTTGTCAGGGCAGAGTGAAGAAGGCCTTGAAAGAAAGTTAACCTCTAATGTCAAGCCAGTGAAGATTGAAGATGAGCAACATGCTGGTCAAGTGAAATCTGATGAATGCCCCGAATTTGGGTCTGACATGTTTGATCTTTCTTCTCAGGGAAAAGAATGCAAAAACTTGGATGCTCAG AAAGTAGTAGAGGACCATGAGGATAGATGTGATGGTTTCCTTCAACTGCTGCCTGGATCTTTGCAAAGGGTTCAGGAATATGAAGATTTTGCTGAACATTTTGAAGGAGTTGCAGAGGTTACAGTTGATAGCATGACAAATGATCTTGAG GCTAGCGAACACCAACGTGGCATGAGTAGGCGTTGCCTTCAATTTGGAGATGCTCAGCCAGAAGCTACAGCAAATTGCAGCAGTTCAAGTCTAGCAAATGATATGATCACTTCAAGATCAGTTGCTACAACATCAGAAACAGAGGGTTTGGGTTTGTCTCATGTGGATTTAAGTGTTATATCAAGAAAGAGGCAACTAGTTAACTTGTCCCAATTAGCGATAAACATGATTCCCCAGCACTATGGTGAAAAGTCTTCCTTAACTGTTTCCAAGCCATCAGGTATTGGCTTACACCTAAACAGCATTGTTAATGCTATACCAATGGGTCGAGGTGGAACTGCAAGCATGAAATTGGCAGTGGATTCTATGGGTATACAGGGGATAAAATCAGCATCTGTTATGAGCTGTCAGTCAATGGAAAACATGCAGAGTTGCTCAGATGCATTTGAGAAAGTATTGGCTGCTCCTCAGGATGGAACACTTGAAGCAAAGGCTTGTATGATTCCAGGTTCTGCTGCTTCTGAATCACTCTGCACCATGGAATCGATTGAGTGTCAGATGACTCTACACAGAAAGAGGGAGCTTAGCTCGGAGCATGGAGATAGTAATGAGATGTTTAACCAACAAAgccccaaaaagaaaag GAAGAAATCATCAAACAGCACTGATGGTGAGGGTTGCAAGCGTTGCAATTGCAAGAAGACCAAATGCTTGAAACT CTATTGTGATTGTTTTGCTGCCGGAATCTATTGTGCTGATCCTTGTTCCTGCCAAGGTTGCTTCAACCGACCTGAATATGAAGATACAGTTCTTGAGACACGTCAACAAATTGAATCCCGTAATCCACTAGCATTTGCCCCCAAGATTGTACAGCCAGTCACCGAGTTTCCAGTAACTAGCAGG GAAGATGGAAACTGGAAGACACCATCCTCAGCAAGACACAAAAGAGGGTGCAATTGCAAAAGGTCAATGTGTCTGAAAAAATATTGTGAATGCTATCAG GCTAATGTTGGTTGCTCCATTGGATGTCGATGTGAGGGGTGTAAAAATGTCTTTGGCAAGAAAGAAG ACTATTGTGTGACTGAAGAGATAGTGAACAGAGGTGGTGGGGAGATATCAGAAAGCACAGTGGCAGCTAAGAAAGATTTCTTGAATTCTGACTTGTGTGATCCACATTATCTTACACCTCTGACACCTTCATTCCAATGCTCAGA CCATGGAAAGAATGCACCCAAATCCAGACTTCTTTCCAGGAGATGCCTTCCATCACCTGAGTCTGATCTTACCGTCTTAGCAAAATCGCCAAGATCTCCAAGAACTTCTGATAGCAATGACATGCTTCTGGAAACAAGTAAAGAAAATTTGGATGTTGGTTCTTACTGTGAGGGAATCAATTACAACAACGCAGATGTGCTTGGCAATGAATGCCATCACACTCCACTTCCAAATCATCCCTCAATTATTTTAGGTTCCACATCATCCAAAGCACGGGAATTGACAAGTCTTTCACGATTCCCATTGGGCCCTAGAAGCGGTTGTCTCTCTTCAGGGGGTTCCCTTCGTTGGCGTAGTTCGCCTATTACGCCCATGTCTTCTTTAGATGGGACTAAGAATCTTCAGGGGCTTGACTCTGATGGACTTTCTGACATTTTGGAGGATGATACACCTGAGATATTGAAAGACACATCTACACCCAATAAGTCTGTGAAAACAAGTTCTCCAAATGGCAAGCGAGTTTCACCTCCTCACAATTTGCTACAGCTTGGGTCAAGCTCTTCAGGGCCATTAAGAAGTGGCCGTAAGTTCATATTAAAAGCTGTGCCTTCTTTCCCACCTCTCACTCCCTGCATTGATTTAAAAGGCAGCAGTAATCAGAATAGAAGCAGTTGCCAAGAAAATAGTAGCaatgattaa